Proteins found in one Pontibacter sp. SGAir0037 genomic segment:
- a CDS encoding tyrosine-type recombinase/integrase: protein MHHLSASAPVLFLNSLEHEGKQFIRIWHKHHPAISKRLKESAFVKFSKTYKCYVTHKTPQAIEQLHQSFQGLALVDTRYLNRPKRLRPAFGAVVRGRGEQSEPLQKQPELPVVRLQPLLCGDRELIQVSFQYSEVIYRRLQVGRSCEWLAEAKCFALGTRAAEMHKLLDELQGLAVVWLCSTLKVSDMSVMRRLWEQTYWKGAGYITCPMPYLEKLQLLNYSMSTIRTYHSLLLRFFNGHRVQGLDVINAFASEEINQYHRQMVQCGSYSYSFVNQSINAIKFYFQRVLGRHTLDLSQVERPEKPDRLPTVLSKQEVQKILSSTDNLKHRCLLQLLYAGGLRIGEIINLKVTDVQSGRNLLLIRGGKGKKDRTTLLSRKLLESLRAYYKAYRPKLWLFEGQTGGQYSVESTRNVFRAALKKSGVQVKATPHTLRHSFATHLLEQGTNLRYIQSLLGHRSSKTTEVYTHITSHGMESIVSPLDNL from the coding sequence ATGCACCATTTATCCGCCTCTGCGCCTGTTTTATTTCTCAACTCCCTGGAGCACGAGGGAAAGCAGTTTATCCGCATCTGGCACAAGCACCATCCTGCCATCAGCAAGCGGCTGAAGGAGAGCGCCTTTGTGAAGTTCAGTAAGACCTATAAGTGCTACGTGACGCACAAAACGCCGCAGGCAATCGAGCAGCTGCATCAGAGCTTCCAGGGGCTGGCACTGGTAGATACTCGCTACCTGAACCGGCCCAAGCGGCTGCGTCCGGCATTTGGAGCCGTGGTAAGGGGGAGGGGCGAGCAGTCGGAACCCCTGCAGAAGCAGCCCGAGTTGCCGGTGGTGCGTCTGCAGCCCCTACTCTGCGGAGACAGGGAGCTGATTCAGGTGTCCTTTCAATACAGCGAAGTTATTTACAGGAGATTGCAGGTCGGGAGAAGCTGCGAGTGGCTGGCGGAGGCGAAGTGCTTCGCGCTGGGTACACGGGCAGCGGAAATGCACAAACTGCTGGACGAGCTGCAGGGCTTGGCCGTGGTATGGCTGTGCAGCACGCTGAAGGTGAGTGACATGTCAGTGATGCGCAGGCTATGGGAACAGACATACTGGAAGGGTGCCGGTTACATCACCTGCCCTATGCCCTACCTGGAGAAGCTGCAACTGCTCAACTACTCCATGAGCACCATCCGCACGTACCACTCCCTTTTGCTGCGCTTCTTTAATGGTCACCGCGTACAGGGCCTGGACGTGATCAATGCCTTTGCCTCGGAGGAGATAAACCAGTACCACCGGCAGATGGTGCAGTGCGGCTCCTACTCCTATTCCTTTGTGAACCAGAGCATCAATGCAATCAAGTTCTACTTCCAGCGGGTGCTCGGGCGCCACACCCTGGACCTGAGCCAGGTGGAGCGTCCCGAGAAGCCGGACAGGCTGCCCACGGTCCTCAGCAAGCAGGAAGTGCAGAAGATCCTCTCGTCCACCGACAACCTGAAGCACCGCTGCCTGCTGCAGCTGCTCTATGCGGGCGGCCTACGGATCGGGGAGATAATCAATTTGAAAGTTACCGATGTGCAGTCTGGCAGGAATCTGCTGCTGATCCGTGGCGGTAAGGGCAAGAAGGACCGCACCACGCTGCTCTCCAGGAAGCTGCTGGAGAGCCTGAGGGCGTACTACAAGGCATACAGGCCGAAGCTTTGGCTGTTTGAGGGGCAGACGGGCGGGCAGTACTCAGTGGAGAGTACCAGGAACGTGTTCCGGGCTGCGCTGAAAAAGTCAGGGGTTCAGGTAAAGGCCACCCCGCACACGCTGCGCCATTCTTTTGCCACACACTTGCTTGAGCAGGGTACCAACCTGCGTTACATCCAGTCCTTACTAGGTCACAGAAGCAGCAAGACCACCGAGGTCTACACCCACATCACCAGCCACGGCATGGAAAGTATTGTGAGTCCGCTTGACAATCTTTAA
- a CDS encoding LytTR family transcriptional regulator, which translates to MIIRSFGLLQSLSVHSEGLFSCPSGTIRTPISQESEHGYQISALLGILASKSKNALTLIAGVRTPFEEVEYLLNFIDLQRLRFQESLAIDFDITDGIEGLKDYLVIQLPDKKVLTLSSMGRLLYRLPTAEFIRLHQS; encoded by the coding sequence TTGATAATTCGATCCTTTGGTCTACTTCAAAGCCTCTCAGTTCATTCTGAGGGGCTTTTTTCTTGCCCTTCGGGCACTATTCGGACACCGATATCCCAAGAGTCTGAACATGGATACCAGATTTCCGCCCTACTAGGCATTCTGGCAAGTAAAAGTAAAAATGCACTTACTTTAATTGCCGGTGTCCGTACACCCTTTGAGGAGGTAGAATACCTGCTTAATTTTATTGACCTTCAGCGTCTCCGTTTCCAGGAAAGTTTGGCAATTGATTTTGATATAACCGATGGCATTGAAGGCCTTAAGGATTATCTGGTTATCCAGTTACCGGACAAAAAGGTGCTGACTCTATCATCAATGGGCCGGCTGCTTTACAGGCTCCCTACTGCAGAATTTATCAGGCTTCACCAGTCTTAA
- a CDS encoding AraC family transcriptional regulator: MAPYFLLKKQYLYTMDNPLLIGLTCGGAFLLAFLLFNHPVGSNTVANKWLAFFVATFACAMLEIFLFNLSLHIQYPVSFAFIEVVRLFSAPILYLSILFFTTPSKRFKPRDLWHFTPFAVLFLFQLINIGKEENFQFENELIQSLFLQALLLILPLQTLVYLFLSFRRLGQHQRNIEKVTSATEAVDLSWMKNFLLALVAVVLVWFNLAFFNITVLYRYTPLLYLVGLYCLAYFSLRQKEIFAFAPAQLAELEPIIGLNSSDKNQKQQRLSESMVSSLKVKLEQVMIYDKAFLENELSLPMLAQQVGVSAHELSYLINEAYGENFYAFVNRHRVAEAKRLLSSAQLEQLNMLGIAFKSGFNSKTTFNTAFKKQTGQSPTEFVKQSREQQQARNA, translated from the coding sequence ATGGCACCATACTTCCTCCTGAAGAAACAATATCTGTATACCATGGACAACCCTTTACTAATAGGTTTAACCTGCGGCGGCGCGTTCCTGCTTGCCTTTCTGCTGTTCAACCATCCTGTTGGTAGTAACACCGTTGCTAACAAATGGCTCGCCTTTTTCGTTGCTACCTTTGCATGTGCTATGCTCGAGATTTTCCTCTTCAACCTGAGCCTTCATATACAGTACCCAGTATCTTTTGCTTTCATTGAAGTTGTTCGGCTCTTTTCTGCCCCTATTCTATACCTAAGCATACTCTTCTTCACCACACCCTCCAAAAGGTTCAAGCCAAGGGACCTTTGGCACTTTACGCCTTTTGCAGTTTTGTTTTTGTTCCAGCTGATTAATATTGGGAAAGAAGAGAATTTTCAGTTTGAAAATGAGTTGATCCAAAGTCTTTTCCTGCAGGCTCTTCTGCTCATCCTTCCTCTGCAGACTCTAGTTTACCTTTTCCTCTCTTTCAGAAGATTAGGGCAACACCAGCGTAATATTGAAAAGGTAACCTCCGCCACCGAGGCAGTTGATCTTTCTTGGATGAAAAATTTTCTCCTAGCCTTGGTGGCCGTGGTACTGGTTTGGTTTAACTTGGCATTCTTCAACATCACGGTACTGTACAGGTATACTCCCTTATTATATCTAGTAGGACTCTACTGCCTGGCCTACTTCTCCCTTCGCCAAAAGGAGATTTTCGCTTTTGCTCCAGCGCAGCTTGCTGAGTTGGAGCCTATCATTGGGTTAAATAGTTCCGACAAGAACCAGAAGCAGCAAAGGCTCTCCGAAAGTATGGTGAGCTCGCTTAAAGTGAAGCTAGAACAGGTGATGATATATGACAAGGCTTTCCTTGAAAACGAACTTAGTTTGCCTATGTTAGCCCAACAGGTAGGAGTGTCTGCACATGAACTCTCCTATCTGATAAACGAGGCGTACGGGGAAAACTTCTACGCCTTCGTAAATAGGCACAGGGTGGCGGAGGCAAAACGCCTGCTGTCTTCCGCGCAGCTAGAGCAGCTTAACATGCTTGGGATAGCCTTTAAGTCAGGCTTCAACTCAAAAACCACTTTCAATACAGCTTTCAAAAAACAGACGGGGCAGTCTCCAACAGAATTTGTAAAACAGTCGCGCGAACAGCAACAGGCACGAAACGCCTGA
- a CDS encoding sensor histidine kinase → MKELFTRPSFLQKVEFWAATVIFVFSLFYLNTGNANSNVHLFKKEGVPFDYYRNFIFPEIVQYVVLYLTFLFLNFKVIPRLIEKENLVLNIFWVVLTFLATGVVLGITNTYLQRYVLSRFELEEDGYYLIFQNSFSRAFALLLMLGLYVFVKFASLYILANSETLQNRYKVLTRDTLTAIIAWMVSMFLLVIIDADGELILTWGLIGPFGILFYSFSFYRLLPNSLGKKRPFISYVGKSFVWLAVSFFPLTIFMIVVSDSEEDALGFAAGNALFQLFVTVPLCWMLYKRHIQGNEEVQVLQKELGRSNAKLDFLRSQINPHFLFNTLNTLYGTALQENSERTAQGIQMLGDIMRFMLHENHQHKILLSREIDYMRNYIALQSLRTSYSPEISIHTNIENVLSERFIAPMLLIPFVENAFKHGISLKQKSWIKVSLHMEDTKLYFNVYNSKHPKPALDPEEGKSGVGLENVKQRLSLLYDNKHELVIRETIEEYFVHLTLQL, encoded by the coding sequence ATGAAAGAATTATTTACAAGACCTTCATTCCTGCAAAAAGTAGAGTTCTGGGCGGCCACGGTCATCTTTGTTTTTTCCCTGTTTTACCTGAATACCGGCAACGCTAACAGCAACGTACATCTTTTCAAGAAAGAAGGCGTGCCGTTTGACTATTATCGCAACTTCATCTTCCCGGAGATAGTGCAATACGTGGTGCTGTACCTGACCTTTCTTTTCCTCAATTTCAAGGTGATTCCCCGGCTCATAGAGAAAGAGAACTTAGTTCTGAACATCTTTTGGGTGGTGCTGACCTTTTTGGCAACCGGGGTGGTGCTGGGTATTACCAATACCTACCTGCAACGCTACGTGCTCTCCCGATTTGAATTGGAAGAAGATGGCTATTACCTTATTTTCCAGAACAGTTTCAGCCGGGCCTTCGCGCTGCTGCTTATGTTGGGGCTGTATGTGTTTGTGAAGTTTGCCAGCCTCTATATTCTCGCTAACTCAGAAACCCTCCAGAACAGGTACAAAGTGCTCACCAGAGACACGCTCACGGCCATTATTGCCTGGATGGTGTCTATGTTCCTGCTGGTTATTATAGATGCAGACGGGGAGTTAATCTTGACTTGGGGCCTGATTGGCCCGTTTGGGATTCTGTTTTACAGCTTCTCCTTTTACCGATTGCTGCCAAATTCACTTGGCAAGAAAAGACCGTTTATTTCTTACGTGGGCAAGAGCTTTGTCTGGTTGGCGGTATCATTTTTCCCATTGACCATTTTCATGATAGTGGTGAGTGACTCTGAGGAAGATGCCCTTGGGTTTGCCGCGGGCAATGCCTTGTTTCAGCTGTTTGTGACGGTGCCGCTGTGCTGGATGTTGTACAAACGCCACATACAGGGCAATGAAGAGGTGCAGGTTCTGCAGAAAGAGCTGGGACGTTCCAATGCCAAACTTGATTTCCTGCGGTCACAGATCAACCCGCACTTTCTGTTCAACACGCTTAACACGCTCTACGGCACCGCCTTGCAGGAAAACAGCGAGCGCACCGCGCAGGGAATTCAGATGCTAGGCGATATAATGCGGTTCATGCTGCATGAAAATCACCAGCATAAAATCCTGCTCTCCAGGGAGATTGACTACATGCGGAATTACATTGCCTTGCAGTCGCTTCGCACTTCTTATTCACCTGAGATTTCTATTCACACCAACATTGAAAACGTGCTTTCTGAGCGGTTCATTGCGCCCATGTTGTTGATTCCTTTTGTGGAGAATGCGTTCAAGCACGGCATCAGTTTAAAGCAGAAGTCCTGGATTAAGGTGAGCCTGCACATGGAAGATACCAAATTATATTTTAATGTGTACAACAGCAAGCATCCCAAACCCGCCCTAGACCCTGAGGAAGGTAAATCTGGCGTGGGGTTGGAGAATGTGAAGCAGCGCTTGAGCCTTTTATACGACAACAAACATGAATTGGTGATTAGGGAAACTATAGAAGAATATTTTGTGCATCTCACGCTTCAGTTGTAA
- a CDS encoding serine hydrolase, with translation MTTCRKSILLFFYLINCLYIPSAFCQEAPMPKTLNELKSLLEGEMKRQHVAGMALTLVTRDSVLYAGGLGYADVENKVFATEQHLFRQASITKVFTALGVLNLVEEGKLQLNSRLKDLAPEIPFRNKWEETHPISIAQLMEHSTGFSDKSPMVESNFERKQMSSLETLKVFQNQMEAKWKPGNRHSYSAVNYAILVYVIEKITGKSFQEYMQEKVFSPLSMPRANVSLAVDPSDTYSKGYNWDGNRFQVVPHHPQYNPGYGSLNASATDFARALQAYLHDWKTPKGQFLSEQLLNDSQTPHTYLSARNGLQNTYAYGNESREVNGTVFRGHAGSIAGYLSNFLYNRELGLGFAFSINTFNPDFHRNATDLIAKFLTQGLDKPVAQVTYPLQLSAVNPFLGYYRLKSSPDLYLGYFQSLQNTFKLEKDQAALKVNFLLGGSVTWKAADSSRLLFTNEWAKDPRIMFLIDEKNQPVIVEDSMYYEKISAFEAWAPIALLLLSLLIMVSSFVFALVSTLILFLRGNKELSAYLLRFSSALATLALLLSLWTIPQFIDNITKGVPINELSLLWTLGRYLFIFFSIVTLVLLVLRWRTLKSRLLRGYMTVVTLSGCYLFAVLIISNWY, from the coding sequence ATGACGACCTGCAGAAAATCTATTCTCCTATTCTTTTACCTGATTAACTGCCTCTACATCCCGAGCGCCTTCTGCCAGGAAGCGCCAATGCCTAAGACCTTGAACGAGTTAAAGTCTCTGCTGGAAGGAGAAATGAAAAGGCAGCATGTGGCAGGAATGGCGCTGACACTAGTTACCCGTGATTCCGTTCTCTATGCAGGTGGCCTGGGCTATGCTGATGTAGAAAATAAAGTATTCGCAACAGAGCAGCATCTTTTTAGACAAGCATCCATCACCAAGGTGTTCACCGCTCTCGGTGTTTTAAACCTTGTGGAAGAAGGCAAACTACAGCTTAATTCCCGCCTTAAGGACCTTGCCCCTGAGATCCCCTTTAGAAACAAGTGGGAGGAAACTCACCCCATATCCATTGCGCAACTCATGGAGCATAGCACAGGTTTTAGCGACAAATCTCCTATGGTAGAATCCAACTTTGAGCGGAAACAAATGAGCAGTCTGGAAACTCTTAAAGTGTTCCAAAATCAAATGGAGGCCAAATGGAAGCCAGGAAATAGGCACTCCTATTCCGCCGTTAACTACGCCATACTCGTTTATGTAATTGAGAAGATCACTGGTAAATCTTTTCAGGAATACATGCAGGAGAAGGTATTCTCTCCTTTGTCTATGCCTCGTGCTAACGTAAGTCTGGCGGTTGATCCGTCAGATACCTACAGCAAAGGCTACAACTGGGATGGCAACCGTTTTCAGGTGGTCCCGCACCATCCGCAGTATAATCCCGGCTACGGCTCCCTCAATGCCAGTGCTACGGATTTTGCCCGTGCGCTACAAGCCTATCTGCACGATTGGAAAACACCTAAAGGACAGTTCCTGTCAGAGCAGTTACTGAACGATTCACAAACGCCTCACACTTACCTCTCTGCCAGAAATGGGCTTCAGAACACCTATGCCTACGGAAACGAGAGCAGGGAAGTAAACGGAACGGTTTTCAGAGGACATGCTGGATCTATAGCGGGCTACCTTTCAAACTTCCTGTATAATCGGGAGTTGGGACTCGGCTTTGCCTTCAGCATAAACACCTTCAACCCAGATTTTCACCGCAATGCAACAGACTTGATAGCTAAGTTCCTGACACAGGGCCTTGACAAGCCAGTGGCTCAAGTCACCTATCCATTACAGCTGTCTGCTGTTAACCCCTTCCTTGGATACTATCGTCTTAAAAGCAGTCCCGATCTATACTTGGGTTACTTCCAGAGCCTGCAGAATACGTTCAAGCTGGAGAAGGACCAGGCTGCGTTGAAGGTGAATTTTCTTCTTGGCGGCTCCGTGACCTGGAAAGCTGCAGACAGCAGCCGCTTACTATTTACCAATGAATGGGCTAAGGACCCAAGGATCATGTTCCTAATTGATGAGAAGAACCAGCCGGTGATTGTGGAGGACTCCATGTACTACGAAAAGATTAGTGCATTTGAGGCATGGGCTCCGATTGCTTTGCTTCTCCTAAGCCTGCTCATCATGGTTAGCTCTTTTGTATTTGCCCTAGTTTCAACCTTAATACTATTTCTAAGGGGGAATAAAGAGCTAAGCGCATACCTTCTTAGATTTTCATCAGCTTTGGCCACACTTGCCCTACTGCTGAGCCTTTGGACTATTCCCCAATTTATAGATAATATCACTAAAGGAGTGCCTATTAACGAGCTATCGCTTTTATGGACGCTTGGCAGATACCTCTTCATTTTCTTTTCCATCGTCACCCTTGTTCTGCTGGTGTTGCGCTGGAGGACCTTGAAGAGCAGACTGCTGAGGGGGTATATGACTGTGGTGACTTTAAGTGGCTGCTACTTGTTTGCTGTTTTAATAATTAGCAACTGGTACTAA